One Lentibacillus cibarius DNA window includes the following coding sequences:
- a CDS encoding GntR family transcriptional regulator yields the protein MYQQDSSAMMQKPLSELIADRLKQKIWNEEIQLGKRLLETELAETFDVSRSTIREALKILESEELINSQARKGTYVKAFTQQDVDEIIELRTLIEERAFIQAARYLGENDIKKLEAIVEQMKTKADEQDWHGLFDLDMLFHNYVVRMCRNSRIIKIYDSLQVQIRTFLMHLDRYYSSHQSFYDEHKLLLQALVSKDAHTVKRRVRNHIAYVETKLLGQKNNVELEEV from the coding sequence TTGTACCAACAAGATAGCAGTGCGATGATGCAAAAACCATTAAGTGAACTGATTGCCGACCGACTGAAGCAAAAAATCTGGAATGAGGAGATTCAGCTTGGGAAGCGGCTCTTAGAGACTGAATTGGCGGAGACCTTTGACGTCAGCAGGAGCACGATACGGGAAGCACTAAAAATCTTGGAAAGCGAGGAGTTAATTAACAGTCAGGCAAGGAAAGGTACGTATGTGAAAGCGTTTACCCAACAGGATGTAGATGAGATTATCGAATTGCGCACACTGATTGAAGAACGTGCCTTTATACAGGCTGCCCGGTACCTTGGAGAAAACGATATAAAAAAATTAGAAGCGATTGTCGAGCAAATGAAAACAAAGGCAGACGAACAAGATTGGCACGGGTTGTTTGATTTAGATATGCTGTTCCATAACTATGTTGTCAGAATGTGCAGAAACTCACGGATTATTAAGATTTATGACTCATTGCAGGTACAGATTAGGACCTTTCTTATGCATCTTGACCGATATTATTCCAGCCATCAGTCATTTTACGATGAACACAAACTGCTTCTTCAGGCATTAGTCTCTAAAGACGCGCATACAGTGAAAAGGAGAGTGCGGAATCATATTGCGTACGTCGAAACAAAACTACTAGGCCAGAAAAATAATGTTGAATTGGAGGAGGTCTAA
- a CDS encoding 2-hydroxyacid dehydrogenase yields MKKIIAYNRVEKPVLDTLNKKYDVRFFKDIDPATDPEFLKQLGEAEGIIGLDLPVDENLLNHAPNLKIVSNVSVGYNNLDVEALKKRNIMATNTPDVLNDTVADSIFGILIATARRIPELDQYVKNGEWDEAAVGNNLFGIDVHHKTLGIIGMGRIGRAIAKRAHFGFDMNILYHSRNQKPDVETTFQAGYRTLDDLLAESDFVLLITPLTPETEGLIGKREFGQMKNTAIFVNGSRGKTVVEQDMINALQNGEIAGAGLDVYTNEPIEKDNPLLTMKNTVTTPHIGSSTHETELKMSEVAAKNLVAGLNDRKPPNLIDASMWTDEGK; encoded by the coding sequence GTGAAAAAAATAATTGCCTATAATCGGGTAGAAAAGCCTGTTCTGGATACTTTGAACAAAAAATATGATGTCCGTTTTTTCAAAGACATTGATCCGGCTACTGATCCGGAATTTCTCAAGCAGTTAGGCGAAGCAGAAGGAATTATTGGGCTTGACCTGCCTGTCGATGAAAACTTGCTCAATCATGCACCAAATCTAAAAATCGTCAGTAATGTTTCCGTCGGGTATAATAATTTAGACGTGGAGGCACTGAAAAAAAGAAACATCATGGCGACCAATACACCGGACGTACTAAATGATACGGTAGCAGATTCCATCTTCGGCATTTTAATTGCAACGGCAAGGCGTATACCAGAACTGGACCAATACGTAAAAAACGGTGAATGGGACGAAGCGGCAGTTGGGAATAATTTGTTTGGTATTGACGTCCACCACAAAACATTAGGCATCATCGGTATGGGGCGAATTGGGAGAGCAATTGCCAAACGAGCCCACTTCGGTTTTGATATGAACATTCTATATCACAGCCGCAACCAAAAACCGGACGTGGAAACGACCTTCCAGGCAGGCTATCGCACGTTGGATGACCTGCTCGCGGAATCAGACTTTGTCCTGTTGATTACACCGCTGACTCCCGAAACAGAAGGACTCATCGGCAAACGGGAATTTGGGCAAATGAAAAACACTGCTATCTTTGTAAATGGCTCACGCGGGAAAACAGTAGTCGAGCAGGATATGATTAATGCACTGCAGAATGGAGAGATTGCTGGGGCCGGACTTGATGTATATACAAACGAACCGATTGAAAAAGACAATCCGCTGCTAACCATGAAAAACACCGTGACAACGCCGCATATTGGTTCCTCCACCCACGAAACAGAACTAAAAATGTCTGAAGTGGCGGCGAAAAACCTTGTTGCTGGGCTAAACGACAGGAAACCACCGAATTTGATTGACGCAAGCATGTGGACAGACGAGGGAAAATGA
- a CDS encoding M24 family metallopeptidase — protein sequence MTFPISEFQTRLAKTKQRMVNEGVDLLIVTDPANMNYLSGYDAWSFYVHQMLIVILEDEQPIWVGRGQDASAALHTTWLDSNHIVAYGDHYVQSDIRHPMDFVSDLLRKKKCDNKTIAVELDAYYFTARSYMQLTKGLPNATFKDGTNMVNWVRIIKSEREISYIKHAAKISEQAMQAAFDTINEGVRECDVVANISHAQISGTEDFGGDYPSIVPLLPTGDKTSASHLTWTDNRFKQGDPVIIELAGCYKRYHSPLARTAVIGSPDETMQYVSDVVIEGINTTLDAAKPGITCEELERVWRSVIEKSGIKKESRMGYSMGLNYPPDWGEHTASLRPGDRTVLEPNMTFHLIPGIWMDHMGVEISESFQVTETGCEVLADFPRDLMVKPNIRLA from the coding sequence TTGACTTTTCCGATTTCCGAGTTTCAAACTCGATTGGCAAAAACGAAGCAGCGGATGGTCAATGAAGGGGTTGATTTGCTTATAGTGACGGACCCAGCCAATATGAATTATTTGTCTGGGTATGATGCGTGGTCGTTTTATGTTCATCAAATGCTGATCGTTATACTTGAGGACGAACAGCCGATTTGGGTAGGTCGTGGTCAAGATGCCAGTGCAGCACTACACACGACATGGCTTGATAGCAATCATATTGTCGCATACGGGGATCATTATGTTCAGTCGGATATCAGGCATCCAATGGACTTTGTGAGCGATTTGCTTAGGAAAAAGAAATGTGATAATAAAACGATCGCTGTCGAACTTGATGCCTATTATTTTACAGCAAGAAGTTATATGCAGCTGACAAAAGGTCTTCCAAATGCCACGTTTAAAGATGGCACCAACATGGTTAACTGGGTACGCATCATTAAATCGGAACGCGAGATTTCCTATATTAAACATGCAGCTAAAATTTCCGAACAGGCTATGCAAGCGGCTTTTGATACAATTAATGAAGGTGTACGCGAATGTGACGTTGTTGCAAATATTTCTCATGCGCAAATAAGTGGAACAGAAGACTTTGGTGGGGATTATCCATCGATTGTACCACTTTTACCAACAGGTGATAAAACATCAGCATCACACTTAACCTGGACCGACAATCGCTTTAAGCAAGGGGACCCAGTCATCATTGAACTTGCCGGGTGTTACAAACGCTATCATTCGCCACTGGCACGCACGGCTGTTATTGGAAGTCCCGATGAAACGATGCAGTACGTTTCTGATGTCGTCATTGAGGGTATCAATACAACGCTTGATGCAGCTAAACCGGGCATAACGTGTGAAGAACTCGAGCGTGTATGGCGCAGTGTCATTGAAAAAAGCGGCATCAAAAAAGAATCGCGCATGGGTTATTCAATGGGACTTAATTATCCGCCTGACTGGGGTGAGCATACAGCAAGCTTGCGACCGGGTGATCGTACAGTATTGGAACCCAATATGACTTTTCATTTAATACCAGGAATCTGGATGGATCATATGGGCGTAGAAATAAGTGAATCGTTTCAGGTAACGGAAACCGGCTGTGAAGTATTGGCGGATTTTCCGCGCGATTTGATGGTAAAGCCAAATATCCGGCTTGCTTAA
- a CDS encoding flavodoxin domain-containing protein, whose translation MANVLVLYASLTGSTEIMAETMTEHLTAQGHDVTYKSFDLDPIEAKRLEEFDVILFGSYSWDDDIPFEVEDFYEDMEEVDLTGKAVGVFGSCDSYYDIYGPALDTLASRATEQNATVYEEKLKFELEPDDENLKHGKTFVDAVLNLASN comes from the coding sequence ATGGCAAATGTTTTGGTATTATACGCAAGCCTGACAGGCAGCACTGAGATCATGGCGGAAACGATGACAGAACATCTGACTGCACAAGGTCATGATGTTACATATAAATCGTTTGATCTCGATCCGATTGAGGCAAAGCGATTGGAAGAATTTGATGTTATTCTGTTTGGATCATATTCATGGGATGATGACATTCCATTTGAAGTGGAAGACTTTTACGAGGATATGGAGGAAGTTGACCTTACCGGAAAAGCAGTCGGTGTATTCGGTTCCTGTGATTCTTATTATGATATATACGGGCCTGCGCTCGATACGCTGGCTTCCAGAGCTACCGAACAAAATGCAACTGTATACGAAGAGAAGCTTAAATTTGAGCTTGAACCGGATGACGAGAATTTAAAACACGGCAAGACATTTGTTGATGCCGTACTCAACTTGGCCTCGAATTAA
- a CDS encoding FAD-dependent oxidoreductase, with protein MSEIIKLRKKEKIARDTIACYWEKPDGFEFKAGQFGDFTLIDPSETDEKGNTRAFSFVNAPSETESELVTATRIRDSAYKRELEKLTTGAKVKFDGPSGNFKLHKTESTPAVFIIGGIGITPIRSMIAEATNQQTSHEMTLLFSNSTPKDAPFQSDFREFEKKNPNFTFVPVMTQADSDEWNGESGYIDEDMLKRYVSDVSAPIYYLSGPAGMVNAMYEMLVEAGANEDNIRAEEFSGY; from the coding sequence ATGTCAGAAATAATTAAACTGCGTAAGAAAGAAAAGATTGCTCGGGATACAATCGCATGTTATTGGGAAAAACCGGATGGATTTGAATTTAAAGCCGGACAATTTGGTGATTTTACATTGATTGACCCAAGTGAAACAGATGAAAAAGGCAATACGAGAGCTTTCTCCTTTGTTAATGCTCCATCTGAAACTGAAAGTGAACTGGTAACGGCTACGCGTATACGGGACTCGGCCTACAAGCGGGAATTGGAAAAACTGACGACGGGTGCAAAGGTTAAATTTGACGGACCGAGTGGTAACTTCAAACTACACAAAACGGAGTCAACCCCCGCTGTATTCATTATCGGTGGTATTGGCATTACACCAATTAGGAGTATGATTGCTGAGGCAACGAATCAACAGACATCGCATGAAATGACGTTGCTTTTTTCCAATAGTACTCCAAAAGATGCGCCATTCCAATCAGACTTCAGGGAGTTTGAGAAGAAAAATCCTAACTTTACGTTTGTTCCTGTCATGACGCAAGCTGATTCTGATGAATGGAATGGAGAGAGCGGTTACATTGACGAGGATATGCTGAAACGTTACGTATCGGATGTGAGTGCACCGATTTATTATCTTTCTGGTCCGGCAGGTATGGTCAACGCGATGTATGAAATGCTAGTGGAAGCAGGTGCGAATGAAGATAATATTCGGGCTGAGGAATTCTCCGGCTATTGA
- a CDS encoding tagatose 1,6-diphosphate aldolase → MELTPGKKRGLELISDDNHVVLATAMDQRGSLGKMIQSFNNSISYEEGLSQFKEGVSEVLGNQSSSLLLDPEYGWNAASKLNGDVGLIMAYEKTGYDTSEKGRLPNLVDNYAVQDLKEKGASAVKLLIYYDHQEEEKYNKIKNAFIKRVGDECKQNDMLFILEPVSYSAEGFGSKSAEFAKKKPAIVEFFMEEFSKPEYGIDLLKVEVPVSIYNIEGYEQYDNYEPVFSKEEAASYYRNCSEKSRLPFIYLSGGVTNEQFIETLHFAKEAGAQFSGSLCGRAIWKSGVQPFAEEGKEAYYDWLKTNGADNLKNVQTAIKETAVPWTTFID, encoded by the coding sequence ATGGAATTAACACCGGGAAAGAAACGTGGGCTTGAACTTATTTCGGATGACAATCATGTTGTTTTGGCTACAGCCATGGATCAGCGTGGATCTCTAGGAAAAATGATTCAATCATTTAATAACAGCATTTCCTATGAGGAAGGGTTAAGTCAATTTAAAGAAGGTGTTAGTGAGGTACTTGGCAACCAGTCTTCTTCCCTTTTACTTGATCCCGAGTACGGGTGGAATGCTGCAAGTAAATTAAATGGTGACGTCGGTTTAATCATGGCCTATGAAAAAACAGGTTATGATACGTCCGAAAAGGGCCGCCTTCCAAATCTGGTTGATAACTATGCAGTACAGGATTTAAAGGAAAAAGGTGCAAGTGCCGTTAAACTGTTGATTTATTATGATCACCAGGAAGAAGAAAAGTATAACAAAATAAAAAATGCCTTTATTAAACGTGTTGGTGATGAATGCAAACAGAATGATATGCTGTTTATATTGGAGCCTGTTTCCTATAGTGCAGAAGGATTCGGTTCAAAAAGTGCGGAATTTGCCAAGAAAAAACCGGCAATTGTAGAATTTTTCATGGAGGAGTTTTCCAAGCCGGAATATGGCATTGATTTGTTAAAGGTTGAAGTTCCGGTTTCAATCTATAATATAGAAGGGTACGAGCAATACGATAATTACGAGCCTGTCTTCAGCAAAGAAGAGGCAGCAAGCTATTATCGCAATTGCTCCGAAAAGAGTCGTTTACCATTCATTTATTTGAGTGGCGGTGTGACGAATGAACAGTTTATCGAGACGCTCCACTTCGCCAAGGAAGCTGGCGCCCAATTCAGCGGTAGTCTTTGCGGGCGTGCTATTTGGAAATCTGGTGTACAGCCTTTTGCAGAAGAAGGCAAAGAAGCGTATTATGATTGGTTGAAAACAAACGGAGCCGACAATTTGAAAAATGTACAAACGGCGATTAAAGAAACAGCCGTTCCATGGACAACATTTATAGACTAA
- a CDS encoding hexose kinase yields MILTVTLNPSVDISYKLEQFSLDTVNRVSDVTKTAGGKGLNVTRVLQQLGEEVAASGFLGGSLGDFIRREISEQGIHDYFVGINGETRNCIAVIHEGKQTELLESGPVIEENEATAFLQEFAQYAPKADVITISGSLPKGLKNDFYGQLIRIAGEHDTPVLLDTKGELLQHTLEENRKPFLMKPNEKELADLLGEALENEAQMISALQTQLFAEIPWVVVTTGAAGAFVKHGEQLYSVKAPVVDAVNPVGSGDSVIAGFAAGLSREFDDETFIKYGMAMGVLNAMEEKTGSINPENINWCMNQIIVEKIQTS; encoded by the coding sequence GTGATCCTAACCGTTACACTAAACCCTTCTGTCGACATAAGTTATAAGCTTGAGCAGTTTTCACTTGATACCGTAAACCGTGTATCAGATGTTACGAAAACGGCTGGTGGGAAGGGCTTGAATGTTACGAGAGTACTGCAGCAGCTTGGGGAAGAGGTTGCTGCTTCAGGATTTCTCGGCGGCAGTTTAGGCGATTTTATCCGGAGAGAAATTTCTGAGCAAGGAATCCATGATTATTTTGTCGGTATAAATGGTGAAACAAGGAACTGTATCGCAGTAATTCATGAAGGAAAACAGACAGAACTACTGGAAAGTGGCCCGGTCATTGAAGAAAACGAAGCAACGGCGTTTTTACAGGAATTTGCGCAATACGCTCCAAAAGCGGATGTTATTACAATATCCGGAAGTCTGCCAAAAGGTCTTAAGAATGACTTTTACGGCCAGCTAATACGTATTGCTGGTGAACATGATACACCGGTATTGCTTGATACGAAAGGCGAGCTGTTGCAGCATACGCTTGAAGAAAACCGTAAGCCGTTTTTAATGAAGCCTAATGAAAAAGAATTGGCCGATTTACTTGGAGAAGCCTTGGAAAATGAGGCGCAAATGATTTCGGCGTTACAAACGCAGCTTTTCGCTGAGATTCCGTGGGTTGTTGTTACAACAGGTGCTGCAGGCGCCTTCGTTAAACATGGGGAACAGTTGTATAGCGTGAAAGCACCTGTTGTGGATGCTGTCAATCCAGTTGGTTCTGGTGATTCGGTGATAGCTGGCTTTGCAGCAGGATTGTCACGCGAGTTTGATGATGAGACGTTTATCAAATACGGTATGGCTATGGGCGTTTTGAATGCGATGGAGGAGAAAACGGGCTCCATTAATCCAGAAAATATTAACTGGTGCATGAATCAAATTATTGTTGAAAAAATACAAACAAGCTGA
- a CDS encoding PTS transporter subunit IIC, with product MLDAIINFANTVFQPLIDLGAAPMMFILLSLLAILMKVKVSKALEGGLKLAIALTGIGAVIDILTGNFAPALKDFVKSTGIELNITDVGWAPLATITWGSAYTLFFLLILVVVNLVLLGMNKTNTLDVDIFNFWHLSITGLLVIYYSDSLLLATLLVIMLGVMKFINADIMKPTFNDLLDMPESNPTTTTHMNFLLNPLIMLFDKIFGKFLPFLDKYDFDAAWLNEKIGFWGSKFAIGIYLGLFVGLLGQQPATTVFELAFIGGVALELFSIVGTWFIAAMEPISKGITDFMSKRLKGRTFNIGIDWPFLAARAEMWAAANVIAPIMLGIALILPGNGILPLGGIIAIGLTPALLVVCRGKIIRMILIGTIMVPVFLWSGTAIAQFVTETAASVGAAPAGIEEGALITHSTLEGPVEKFIAILVGKAGAEFNLGSIMAAVGALVAYLGLFIWYIKQMKKRNLEYEAEKEKEETA from the coding sequence ATGTTAGATGCGATTATTAATTTTGCGAATACCGTATTTCAGCCTCTAATTGATTTAGGGGCTGCCCCAATGATGTTCATTTTGTTGTCTCTATTGGCAATATTGATGAAGGTTAAAGTAAGCAAAGCGTTGGAAGGCGGTCTTAAACTAGCAATTGCCTTAACAGGTATTGGGGCGGTTATTGATATTTTAACAGGGAATTTCGCCCCTGCTTTAAAGGATTTTGTTAAGTCAACAGGTATCGAGTTGAATATAACAGACGTTGGCTGGGCACCACTGGCAACAATAACTTGGGGTTCGGCTTACACATTATTTTTCTTATTAATACTTGTTGTTGTGAACTTAGTGTTGCTTGGAATGAACAAAACAAACACATTAGATGTTGATATATTTAACTTTTGGCACTTATCTATTACTGGGCTACTAGTTATCTACTACTCAGATAGTCTATTACTTGCAACGTTGTTAGTTATAATGCTCGGGGTTATGAAGTTTATCAACGCGGATATCATGAAACCAACTTTTAATGATTTGTTAGATATGCCTGAGTCGAACCCGACGACAACGACGCATATGAACTTTCTACTCAATCCATTAATTATGCTTTTTGATAAGATATTTGGAAAGTTCCTCCCGTTCCTCGATAAATATGATTTTGACGCAGCTTGGTTAAATGAAAAAATCGGCTTTTGGGGAAGTAAATTTGCAATCGGAATCTATTTGGGATTATTTGTAGGACTGTTAGGTCAACAGCCGGCAACAACCGTTTTTGAACTGGCCTTCATAGGCGGTGTTGCACTTGAATTATTCTCCATTGTCGGGACATGGTTTATTGCGGCGATGGAACCGATATCAAAAGGAATCACAGATTTTATGAGCAAAAGGCTAAAAGGTCGAACATTCAATATCGGTATCGACTGGCCTTTCTTAGCAGCACGTGCTGAAATGTGGGCTGCAGCTAACGTTATTGCACCTATCATGCTAGGAATCGCCTTGATTTTGCCTGGAAATGGTATTCTTCCTTTAGGTGGTATTATTGCTATCGGTTTAACTCCGGCACTATTGGTTGTTTGCCGAGGGAAAATTATACGGATGATCCTGATTGGAACAATAATGGTACCAGTATTCCTATGGTCAGGTACTGCAATTGCTCAATTTGTAACAGAAACAGCGGCTTCGGTCGGGGCTGCACCAGCGGGAATAGAAGAAGGTGCGCTAATTACCCACTCAACGCTGGAAGGACCGGTTGAGAAGTTCATTGCTATTTTAGTTGGTAAGGCCGGCGCAGAGTTTAATCTAGGCTCTATTATGGCAGCTGTAGGCGCATTAGTTGCTTACCTAGGCTTGTTTATCTGGTATATTAAGCAAATGAAAAAACGTAATTTAGAATACGAAGCTGAGAAAGAAAAAGAAGAAACTGCTTAA
- a CDS encoding PTS fructose transporter subunit IIB: MIKILAACGAGINSSHQIKSALEEEMKKRGYDVKVDAVVVKDINEEMMSNYDIFAPISKMKFSFDVNIPVVEAGPILYRIPAMADPVFDELESIIKKLDK, translated from the coding sequence ATGATTAAAATTTTAGCGGCATGTGGTGCAGGTATCAATTCAAGTCATCAAATTAAATCAGCTTTGGAAGAAGAAATGAAAAAACGCGGCTATGACGTGAAGGTAGATGCTGTAGTAGTTAAAGATATTAATGAAGAAATGATGAGTAATTATGATATCTTTGCACCAATCTCAAAAATGAAATTTAGTTTTGACGTCAATATTCCTGTAGTAGAGGCTGGTCCAATTTTGTATCGTATACCAGCAATGGCAGATCCTGTTTTTGATGAATTGGAAAGCATTATTAAAAAGCTGGATAAGTAA
- a CDS encoding PTS sugar transporter subunit IIA, which produces MQAIKPLFKRELTFIEDVNDQEELFNIVGKRLKEKGIVNEDFTEALIERERNYPTGLDLSPVSNDIPNAAIPHADTEYCNDKAIVFVKLNNPISFYNMIAPDKNMDVRYLFFIINNQKESQTNVLSELMGFLTVVDNVKALEAMQTKDEIFQFLTEENSNIKN; this is translated from the coding sequence TTGCAAGCTATTAAACCGTTATTCAAAAGAGAACTGACCTTTATTGAAGATGTTAATGATCAGGAAGAACTTTTCAACATTGTAGGCAAAAGACTAAAGGAAAAAGGAATTGTAAATGAGGATTTTACCGAAGCACTTATTGAGCGCGAACGAAACTATCCCACTGGGTTGGACTTAAGTCCTGTTTCCAATGATATTCCAAATGCTGCAATTCCACACGCGGATACGGAATACTGCAACGATAAAGCCATTGTCTTTGTTAAATTAAATAATCCTATTTCATTTTATAACATGATTGCACCTGATAAGAACATGGATGTTAGGTATTTGTTTTTCATCATCAATAATCAAAAAGAAAGCCAAACCAATGTCCTTTCTGAATTAATGGGCTTTTTGACAGTAGTTGATAATGTAAAAGCATTGGAAGCGATGCAAACCAAAGATGAGATTTTTCAGTTTCTAACTGAAGAAAATAGCAATATCAAAAATTAA
- the lacB gene encoding galactose-6-phosphate isomerase subunit LacB: MKISIGCDHIVTEMKDHLVGYLKDKGYEVIDNGTYDKERTHYPIYGKKTAEKVVTGEADLGITICGTGVGISASANKVKGIRAALVGDVETARYAKSHLNANVLAMGGRILGIGVIEEAIDTFLETEYEETEESKKLIEQIDSISMNDESLNDEHYFDEFIEKWNNGGYPTT; the protein is encoded by the coding sequence ATGAAAATTTCTATAGGCTGCGATCACATTGTTACTGAAATGAAAGACCATTTAGTTGGGTATTTAAAAGATAAAGGGTATGAGGTTATCGATAACGGTACCTATGATAAAGAACGCACCCATTATCCTATTTATGGTAAAAAAACGGCAGAAAAGGTTGTAACGGGTGAAGCCGACCTAGGAATTACTATTTGCGGCACCGGGGTAGGTATCTCGGCAAGTGCCAATAAGGTAAAAGGAATAAGAGCTGCTTTAGTAGGTGACGTCGAAACTGCTAGGTATGCTAAAAGCCATCTCAATGCTAATGTTCTCGCTATGGGTGGACGGATTTTAGGAATTGGTGTTATTGAGGAAGCCATTGATACCTTTTTAGAAACGGAATACGAAGAAACAGAAGAAAGTAAGAAATTAATTGAACAAATCGATTCAATTAGCATGAATGATGAATCATTGAATGATGAACATTATTTCGACGAGTTCATTGAGAAGTGGAACAACGGTGGTTACCCAACGACTTAA
- the lacA gene encoding galactose-6-phosphate isomerase subunit LacA, producing the protein MKVAIGNDSNGIELKEHLKAHVEELGYEVIDSTPDKDFNLFEAATEISKVVNEGKADRGIVIDEYGVGSFMVANKYKGIVCANVFDEHSAKMTVRHNNASIITIGSGIVGKKLAEKICESFLHAEYDGGRHQIRVDMLNKMC; encoded by the coding sequence ATGAAAGTTGCAATTGGAAATGATTCAAATGGTATTGAATTAAAAGAACATTTGAAAGCACATGTTGAAGAATTAGGTTATGAAGTGATTGATTCAACCCCCGATAAGGATTTTAATCTTTTCGAGGCTGCAACTGAGATTTCAAAAGTTGTTAATGAAGGGAAAGCGGACCGTGGAATTGTCATTGACGAATATGGCGTCGGTTCATTCATGGTTGCTAATAAATATAAAGGCATTGTTTGTGCAAATGTATTTGATGAACATTCAGCTAAAATGACTGTTAGGCACAACAATGCATCAATCATTACCATCGGCTCCGGAATTGTCGGGAAAAAACTAGCTGAGAAAATTTGTGAATCATTTTTACATGCTGAATACGACGGTGGACGTCACCAAATTAGAGTAGATATGCTTAATAAAATGTGTTAG
- a CDS encoding DeoR/GlpR family DNA-binding transcription regulator: MLRNRLQVTIEIEQKQTFSNIEEVIVLKESRKDELLTIINEKGFIKVTDAAEQLDVTKMTIRRDLEELENEGELLRVHGGAKQITKDDFIELSHLEKGALHVKEKKHVAKKAAELIKENDTVFIGPGTTTELMQEYIQVNAATIITNSISIFNRFQDKKMFDVVLIGGRLRERTKSFVGYFTSKWIKDIKVQKSFIGTNGIAGGDITTADEEEGALQRTIIRNTQQNFIVTDSSKFGVQAFQTICSVQDVTGIITDRKVSDETIDFYKEKCDIIN; this comes from the coding sequence TTGCTAAGAAATCGGTTACAGGTTACAATAGAAATAGAACAAAAGCAAACATTTTCGAACATCGAGGAGGTGATTGTACTGAAAGAAAGCAGAAAGGATGAACTGCTCACAATTATAAATGAAAAGGGTTTTATAAAGGTTACAGATGCCGCCGAGCAATTAGATGTAACAAAAATGACAATCAGGCGGGACCTTGAAGAACTCGAAAATGAGGGTGAACTTCTTAGAGTTCATGGTGGAGCAAAGCAAATAACAAAAGATGACTTTATAGAATTATCCCACTTAGAAAAGGGAGCATTACATGTTAAGGAAAAGAAACATGTTGCAAAAAAAGCTGCAGAACTAATCAAGGAAAATGATACGGTTTTTATTGGTCCCGGAACCACTACTGAATTAATGCAAGAATATATTCAAGTGAATGCAGCAACGATCATCACTAACTCTATATCGATTTTTAACCGATTCCAAGATAAGAAGATGTTTGATGTTGTTCTAATTGGCGGTAGGTTAAGGGAACGAACGAAGTCCTTTGTAGGTTATTTTACTAGTAAGTGGATAAAAGATATTAAAGTTCAAAAATCTTTCATAGGTACAAATGGAATAGCCGGAGGTGACATAACCACCGCTGATGAAGAAGAAGGTGCGTTACAGCGAACAATTATAAGAAACACACAGCAAAATTTCATTGTGACTGATAGTAGTAAATTTGGTGTTCAAGCATTCCAGACGATTTGTTCAGTACAGGATGTTACCGGAATCATAACGGATAGGAAAGTATCTGATGAAACAATAGATTTTTATAAGGAAAAGTGTGACATCATCAATTAG